In one window of Ruminococcus albus AD2013 DNA:
- a CDS encoding undecaprenyl-diphosphate phosphatase, with product MSLFDAVVQGIIQGLTEFLPVSSSGHLSLYQHFTGNNGEGALLFSAVLHLGTLVAVFIAFRKDIIELIKELGNICSDIFKWKFTLKDMNPQRRMIVMIIVSCLCLAPFAVFKDWFESIGEDNSIFAEGLCFLYTAAILFMSDRCTKGNKKAGDIKVKDSVTVGLFQGVALLPGVSRSGSTISAGLFSGFSRETSVKYSFILGIPVILLSCLLEVAKYIKGVMTSNVEVEKVGIANCAVGFVVAAIVGVLAIKLVSWLVKSDKFKVFSYYTFVLGTIVLVIAFIEFCMGHPISF from the coding sequence CAGCATTTTACTGGCAATAACGGCGAGGGTGCGCTTTTATTTTCGGCAGTACTGCATCTGGGTACGCTGGTCGCTGTGTTCATAGCTTTCAGAAAAGATATCATAGAGCTCATCAAAGAGCTTGGAAATATCTGCTCTGATATCTTTAAATGGAAGTTCACCCTTAAAGACATGAACCCTCAGCGCCGTATGATCGTTATGATTATAGTATCGTGTCTGTGCCTTGCACCTTTTGCTGTTTTCAAGGATTGGTTTGAATCAATAGGTGAGGATAATTCCATTTTTGCTGAAGGACTTTGCTTTCTTTATACAGCTGCTATCCTTTTTATGTCTGACAGATGCACAAAGGGCAATAAGAAGGCCGGAGATATCAAAGTTAAGGACTCTGTAACTGTCGGACTGTTCCAGGGCGTTGCACTTCTGCCGGGTGTTTCCAGATCGGGTTCTACTATCTCCGCAGGACTTTTCTCGGGTTTTTCACGAGAGACTTCGGTAAAGTATTCTTTCATTCTCGGAATACCTGTTATACTTCTCAGCTGTCTGCTTGAAGTGGCTAAGTATATAAAAGGTGTCATGACCTCAAATGTTGAGGTTGAAAAGGTCGGCATTGCAAACTGTGCAGTCGGATTTGTTGTTGCAGCTATAGTAGGTGTGCTTGCTATTAAACTTGTCAGCTGGCTGGTGAAAAGCGATAAATTCAAGGTGTTCTCCTATTACACCTTTGTCCTTGGTACCATCGTACTCGTTATCGCATTCATCGAATTCTGCATGGGTCATCCCATCAGTTTCTGA